In Nostoc sp. UHCC 0926, a single genomic region encodes these proteins:
- the lipA gene encoding lipoyl synthase — translation MISSQQAELKSEITAMPSWLRRPIGKASEISTVQRIIKQRQIHTICEEGRCPNRGECYAQKTATFLLMGPTCTRSCAFCQVDKGHAPMPVDLEEPQKVAQAVQLLGLRYVVLTSVARDDLPDQGAVHFVKTIATIRQLNPETQIEVLTPDFWGGAGVGESGQRQRIAMIVKAKPACFNHNIETVRRLTGPVRRGAKYDRSLLVLAVVKEIDPTIPTKSGLMLGHGETTDEVVEAMADLRAVGCDRLTIGQYMRPSLEHLPVQKYWTPEEFYQLGRLAWEMGFNHVRSGPLVRSSYHAGEEGVGSGE, via the coding sequence ATGATTTCGTCACAACAAGCCGAACTAAAGTCTGAAATTACGGCAATGCCTAGCTGGTTACGTCGCCCTATTGGCAAAGCCAGTGAAATCTCTACCGTACAACGCATTATTAAGCAGCGCCAAATTCACACGATTTGTGAAGAAGGACGCTGTCCCAACCGGGGAGAGTGCTATGCCCAAAAAACTGCAACTTTCTTACTAATGGGGCCTACATGCACACGCTCTTGTGCTTTCTGTCAAGTAGATAAAGGTCATGCACCAATGCCTGTTGATTTAGAGGAACCCCAAAAGGTAGCACAGGCGGTGCAGCTTTTGGGATTGCGTTATGTGGTGCTGACTTCTGTAGCCCGTGATGACTTGCCCGATCAGGGCGCAGTCCACTTTGTGAAGACGATCGCGACTATCCGCCAGTTGAACCCAGAAACTCAAATTGAAGTGCTGACCCCAGATTTTTGGGGTGGTGCTGGTGTTGGGGAGTCAGGTCAACGCCAGCGGATAGCCATGATTGTAAAAGCCAAACCAGCTTGTTTCAATCACAATATCGAGACAGTGCGACGGTTAACTGGGCCAGTGCGCCGGGGAGCCAAGTACGATCGCTCGCTTTTGGTACTGGCTGTGGTCAAAGAAATTGATCCGACAATTCCCACCAAATCAGGTTTGATGCTGGGACACGGAGAAACTACCGATGAAGTCGTCGAAGCAATGGCTGATCTAAGGGCTGTGGGGTGCGATCGCTTGACTATCGGGCAGTATATGCGTCCTTCTCTAGAACATCTACCAGTCCAAAAATATTGGACTCCAGAGGAATTTTATCAACTCGGCAGATTAGCATGGGAAATGGGATTCAACCATGTTCGTTCTGGGCCTCTGGTTCGCAGTTCCTATCATGCTGGAGAGGAGGGAGTAGGGAGTGGGGAGTAG
- a CDS encoding photosystem I protein PsaX, which produces MTAKAKNSPVADSGAKPPYAFRTGWALLLLAINFLVAAYYFHIIQ; this is translated from the coding sequence ATGACTGCTAAAGCTAAGAATTCCCCAGTTGCCGACAGTGGAGCTAAACCTCCCTACGCCTTTCGCACAGGCTGGGCACTGTTATTGTTAGCTATCAATTTCTTGGTAGCAGCCTACTATTTCCACATTATTCAATAG
- a CDS encoding branched-chain amino acid ABC transporter permease: MDTQFAQLIVNGIAVGSIIALAAVGLTLTYGILRLSNFAHGDFLTLGAYLTWLINTIGVNIWLSMILAAAGTVAAMLLSEKLLWSKMRSIRATSTTLIIISIGLALFLRNGIIFIWGGKNQNYDLPVTPALDILGLKIPQNQLLVLGLAVLAILALHYLLQNTKIGKAMRAVADDLDLARVSGINVDRVIFWTWLIAGTLTSLGGSMYGLITAVRPNMGWFLILPLFASVILGGIGNPYGAIAAAFIIGIVQEVSTPWLGSQYKQGVALLIMILVLLIRPKGLFKGTI, translated from the coding sequence ATGGATACACAATTCGCCCAACTAATCGTTAATGGGATTGCGGTAGGGAGCATTATTGCTCTAGCCGCAGTTGGACTCACTCTTACCTATGGAATTTTACGGTTATCTAACTTTGCTCATGGTGATTTTCTAACTCTAGGAGCCTATCTGACCTGGCTGATAAACACTATTGGAGTAAATATTTGGCTGTCGATGATCCTGGCAGCGGCGGGAACAGTAGCAGCAATGCTGTTATCGGAAAAGTTACTCTGGTCAAAGATGCGCTCTATCCGTGCTACTTCCACTACGCTGATTATTATTTCTATCGGGCTTGCCTTATTTCTTCGCAATGGGATTATTTTTATTTGGGGTGGCAAGAACCAAAATTATGATTTACCTGTTACCCCAGCTTTAGATATTTTGGGTTTAAAGATACCGCAAAATCAATTATTGGTATTGGGGTTGGCGGTGCTAGCAATTTTGGCGCTGCATTACCTGCTGCAAAATACCAAAATTGGTAAGGCGATGCGAGCAGTTGCTGACGATCTGGACTTAGCCAGGGTTTCAGGTATCAATGTTGACCGAGTAATTTTCTGGACTTGGCTAATTGCCGGCACTCTTACGTCATTAGGTGGCAGTATGTATGGGTTAATTACAGCCGTGCGCCCGAATATGGGATGGTTTTTAATTTTACCTTTATTTGCCTCAGTGATTCTTGGTGGCATTGGCAACCCTTACGGTGCGATCGCAGCAGCTTTTATCATTGGTATCGTCCAAGAAGTCAGCACCCCTTGGCTGGGTTCACAGTACAAACAAGGTGTAGCCCTGTTGATCATGATTTTGGTGCTGCTCATTCGTCCCAAAGGTTTATTCAAAGGAACGATTTGA
- the hrmK gene encoding hybrid histidine kinase/response regulator HrmK, which yields MQQYSSLSDQNSQIDARPKLLTTIHQQLRAKLWLESSLNQLQSCLNDCLLSACNTVQQAGGAAEAEIFQTVVQEINSALDSSNVAFTHCAVGIALFQGQETVATVCYVSCSPSPNSQPPFLEVLTAEKKLPLRLQEVIELEDLQQLENQQPSSAWRLADDSDNVMGWLIIAAAPLSSDRESLIELQAKFRSQLMARSAKYCTTALVQLRHILSWQQRYQQFSNSNQELERTNQLKNQFLANTSHEIRTPLSSIIGFTHLLLAQGYQPTKERQQEYLNIIQSSGKHLLALINDILDLSKIEANQMEVVWETVDVPLLCINVLALVKEKAANKGLRLCLELEPDITTLVADSLRLKQMLLNLLFNALKFTSKGSVGLQVAPKGVFVHFTVWDTGTGISQQDQAQLFEPYFQIANAVAGGVEGTGLGLAVTRKLAEIHGGSVKVESEVDRGSRFTLILPLKQDEGDEGDEGDEGDEGAKYSSSPLFFTPSSSVDILLVENDLPNADLIQIYLHQLRYQVTWVKNAAQMWEALTQLDPAVILMDVYLADANGLNLVQQLRENLQYRTIPIIVQTAMAMKGDRETCLAAGVNDYISKPIDLPLLASLVAKYSTASTSVDGEIE from the coding sequence ATGCAGCAGTATTCAAGCTTATCAGACCAGAACTCACAGATAGATGCAAGGCCAAAACTTTTGACAACAATTCATCAGCAACTTCGCGCCAAGTTGTGGCTGGAGAGCAGCTTGAACCAGTTGCAAAGTTGCCTTAATGATTGCCTGCTTTCTGCTTGTAACACTGTCCAACAGGCAGGAGGAGCCGCAGAAGCAGAAATTTTTCAAACTGTGGTTCAAGAGATTAACAGTGCTCTGGACAGCAGTAATGTGGCGTTCACGCATTGTGCCGTAGGCATCGCTCTGTTTCAAGGACAAGAAACTGTTGCCACAGTTTGCTATGTTTCTTGTTCTCCATCCCCAAACTCACAACCTCCATTTCTAGAAGTGCTAACAGCAGAGAAAAAGCTGCCGTTGAGGTTGCAAGAGGTTATAGAACTCGAAGATTTGCAGCAGCTTGAGAATCAACAACCATCCAGCGCTTGGCGGTTAGCTGATGATTCTGACAATGTCATGGGCTGGCTAATTATCGCCGCAGCGCCCCTAAGCTCTGATCGTGAGTCGCTCATAGAATTACAAGCTAAATTCAGATCACAATTGATGGCAAGGTCTGCCAAGTACTGTACTACAGCCTTGGTACAACTTAGACACATTTTATCTTGGCAGCAACGGTATCAACAGTTTAGTAACTCTAATCAAGAATTGGAGCGCACCAATCAACTCAAAAATCAGTTTCTGGCAAACACCAGTCACGAAATTCGCACACCGCTTAGTTCTATTATTGGGTTTACCCACCTGCTTTTAGCCCAAGGGTACCAACCAACCAAAGAACGTCAGCAAGAGTATTTAAATATCATTCAGTCTAGCGGCAAGCACTTGCTAGCTCTGATTAATGATATTTTGGACCTGTCTAAAATTGAAGCAAATCAGATGGAAGTGGTATGGGAAACGGTAGATGTCCCACTGCTGTGTATCAATGTTTTGGCACTGGTGAAAGAGAAAGCCGCTAATAAGGGTTTGAGACTGTGCCTAGAACTTGAACCTGATATTACAACCCTAGTCGCCGACTCCTTACGACTCAAGCAAATGCTGTTGAATTTACTCTTTAACGCCCTAAAGTTTACTAGTAAAGGAAGTGTTGGCTTACAAGTTGCTCCCAAAGGTGTATTTGTGCATTTTACAGTTTGGGATACTGGCACTGGCATTTCCCAACAAGACCAGGCTCAACTGTTTGAACCCTATTTCCAAATTGCCAACGCTGTCGCTGGTGGTGTTGAAGGTACTGGTTTGGGTTTAGCAGTGACTCGGAAACTCGCCGAAATTCATGGTGGTTCCGTGAAAGTGGAATCTGAAGTAGATCGCGGCTCCCGTTTTACCCTCATACTTCCCCTTAAGCAAGATGAGGGAGATGAGGGAGATGAGGGAGATGAGGGAGATGAGGGAGCAAAATACTCCTCATCTCCTTTGTTTTTCACCCCTAGTTCCTCTGTAGACATTTTGCTGGTAGAAAATGACTTACCCAACGCTGATTTGATCCAAATTTATCTACATCAATTGAGATATCAGGTGACTTGGGTTAAGAATGCTGCCCAGATGTGGGAAGCTCTAACACAGTTAGACCCAGCAGTGATTTTAATGGATGTTTATCTGGCAGATGCAAATGGTCTTAACTTGGTACAGCAACTGCGAGAAAATCTGCAATATCGGACGATTCCGATAATTGTTCAAACAGCAATGGCGATGAAAGGCGATCGCGAAACTTGTCTAGCAGCTGGAGTAAATGACTATATTTCTAAACCGATTGATTTACCACTTTTAGCCAGTCTGGTAGCCAAGTACAGCACAGCATCAACCTCGGTTGATGGGGAGATAGAGTAG
- the larE gene encoding ATP-dependent sacrificial sulfur transferase LarE, whose product MLTEKFEQLRALFIEMEQALIAYSGGVDSTLVAKIAYDALGDRALAVTAVSPSLLPEELEDAKIQAATIGIPHKIVQTYEMENPNYTSNPVNRCYFCKSELHDTLKPLALELGYPYVVDGVNADDLHDYRPGIQAAKERGARSPLAEVGVTKVEVRQLSQQLGLPWWDKPAQPCLSSRFPYGEEITVAKLQRVGRAEIFLRKLGWQNLRVRSQGDTARIELPAEQIKEFVLTNDLQKVVSAFQDFGFIYVTLDLEGYRSGKLNQVLNREALSVKL is encoded by the coding sequence ATGCTGACAGAAAAATTTGAGCAATTAAGAGCCTTATTTATAGAAATGGAGCAGGCGTTGATTGCTTACTCAGGGGGCGTTGATAGCACTTTGGTTGCCAAAATTGCTTATGATGCGCTGGGCGATCGGGCTTTGGCTGTCACGGCTGTTTCTCCTTCGCTATTGCCAGAAGAGTTGGAAGATGCCAAAATTCAAGCCGCAACTATTGGGATTCCTCATAAAATTGTCCAGACTTATGAGATGGAAAATCCCAATTACACTTCTAACCCGGTCAACCGCTGTTATTTTTGTAAAAGTGAGTTGCACGACACTCTCAAACCTTTAGCTTTAGAGTTGGGTTATCCCTATGTGGTGGATGGGGTAAATGCCGATGATTTGCATGATTATCGCCCAGGAATTCAGGCGGCGAAAGAAAGAGGGGCGCGATCGCCTTTAGCAGAAGTGGGTGTTACCAAAGTTGAAGTTCGGCAACTTTCGCAACAACTCGGTTTACCTTGGTGGGATAAACCCGCTCAACCGTGCCTCAGTTCTCGCTTTCCTTATGGTGAAGAGATTACTGTAGCTAAGTTACAACGAGTTGGTAGAGCAGAAATTTTCCTGCGAAAGCTAGGTTGGCAGAATTTGCGCGTGCGATCACAAGGGGATACAGCACGAATTGAATTACCAGCAGAACAAATTAAAGAGTTTGTGTTGACTAACGATTTACAGAAAGTAGTTTCGGCATTTCAGGATTTTGGATTTATCTACGTAACCCTGGATTTAGAAGGTTATCGCAGTGGTAAGTTGAATCAGGTTTTGAATCGGGAAGCCTTGAGCGTTAAATTATAA
- a CDS encoding DUF4864 domain-containing protein — MEVTDNDAITIRSLIEHQLAAFKKDDAQSAFAFASPAIQAQFGTPENFMQMVKISYPAVYRPRSVFFEKITTIQGNITQPVLLLAPDGVPLRALYLMEKQPDNTWRINGCFLVSLEGKEV; from the coding sequence ATGGAAGTTACCGACAACGATGCCATCACCATCCGTTCTCTAATTGAACACCAATTGGCAGCCTTTAAAAAGGATGATGCCCAAAGCGCTTTTGCCTTCGCCAGTCCGGCAATTCAGGCGCAATTTGGAACCCCAGAAAATTTTATGCAGATGGTGAAGATAAGCTACCCAGCAGTATACCGTCCTCGTTCTGTCTTTTTTGAGAAGATAACAACCATCCAGGGAAACATAACTCAACCAGTGTTGCTACTTGCTCCTGATGGAGTTCCCTTGAGGGCTTTATATTTAATGGAAAAACAGCCAGATAATACCTGGAGGATTAACGGTTGCTTTCTAGTTTCTCTAGAAGGTAAAGAAGTATAA
- a CDS encoding SGNH/GDSL hydrolase family protein: MRDPYLLAIGLLTGLAIPASALPHLSIVLPENSGFLWDLKQGSQTIVSRQIIPSVDLPLPELSGQTFQPLKSSQPTTGEKNIKSFDLSLPELSSQGLPAPTESLVNPSTQAAGISLTSGNQLYYQRLAALKTGQIYTRVDSDNLQSLWESIKKRQLTYDDWKSLLALEARAIAQGQGANHLSILVGDSLSMWFPREKLPAGKLWLNQGISGDTSSGVLKRLGAFSATRPDVIYVMAGINDLRKGASDDTILRNYRRIIRRLRQTHPKAQIIVQSILPTRLAKLSNSRIRHINIQLTQIAKQEGANYLNIYSWFTDMEGNLRPELTTDGLHLSQEGYDVWRSALQQIEYKLTQREN, translated from the coding sequence ATGAGGGACCCTTATCTGTTGGCAATAGGCTTGTTAACAGGATTAGCAATACCAGCATCGGCTCTTCCACATTTGTCGATTGTCCTGCCAGAAAATTCTGGATTCCTGTGGGATTTAAAACAAGGCTCGCAGACAATAGTAAGTAGACAAATCATCCCCAGTGTTGATCTCCCCTTACCAGAACTCAGCGGCCAAACGTTCCAACCCCTAAAAAGTTCGCAGCCAACAACAGGTGAGAAAAATATCAAGAGCTTTGATCTCTCCTTACCAGAACTGAGTAGTCAGGGATTACCAGCCCCAACAGAATCATTAGTCAACCCCAGCACCCAAGCAGCGGGTATCTCACTGACATCTGGTAATCAACTTTACTACCAAAGATTGGCGGCTCTGAAAACAGGTCAGATTTATACACGCGTAGATAGTGATAATTTGCAATCATTGTGGGAGTCGATCAAGAAACGTCAACTAACTTATGATGACTGGAAAAGTTTACTAGCTTTAGAAGCTAGAGCGATCGCTCAAGGTCAAGGTGCAAATCATCTAAGTATCTTAGTGGGTGATTCTTTAAGCATGTGGTTTCCTAGAGAAAAACTACCTGCTGGGAAATTGTGGCTGAATCAAGGCATATCTGGAGATACTTCCAGTGGAGTTTTAAAAAGATTGGGAGCATTTTCGGCAACGCGGCCAGATGTGATTTACGTCATGGCTGGGATTAACGACTTACGAAAAGGCGCTAGTGATGACACAATTTTGCGTAATTATCGCCGGATTATCCGTCGTTTACGGCAGACTCACCCAAAAGCTCAAATCATTGTCCAATCAATTTTGCCTACTCGCCTAGCAAAACTTTCCAATAGCCGTATTCGTCACATTAATATACAACTAACCCAGATTGCCAAACAAGAAGGCGCTAATTATCTAAATATTTATAGCTGGTTTACGGATATGGAAGGCAATTTGCGCCCAGAGTTGACTACAGATGGGTTGCACCTGTCTCAAGAGGGTTATGATGTGTGGCGCTCGGCACTACAGCAGATAGAATACAAGCTCACTCAGCGCGAAAATTGA
- a CDS encoding helix-turn-helix domain-containing protein, translating to MKLLKIPELAEEKAWTLKEVSDRSGVIYSTVRSYARCSGITTVDFTAIPKLAHTFDVTIEDLVEILEE from the coding sequence ATGAAATTATTAAAGATTCCAGAATTAGCAGAAGAGAAAGCATGGACACTAAAAGAAGTTTCTGACCGTTCTGGGGTAATTTACAGCACAGTTAGAAGTTATGCCCGTTGTTCAGGAATCACAACAGTTGACTTTACTGCTATCCCCAAATTAGCTCACACCTTTGATGTGACGATTGAAGACTTAGTGGAAATTCTAGAGGAATAG
- a CDS encoding DNA-methyltransferase — translation MQEEPITPPKEIIFNPFYTQQNGAAYLGDSLKLIKFIDDNSINLIITSPPFALTRKKEYGNETAEKYIEWFLPFAYEFKRVLADNGSFVLDLGGAYLPGNPVRSIYQYELLVRLCKEVGFFLAQEFYHYNPARLPTPAEWVTIRRIRVKDSVNTVWWLSKTPNPKADNRKVLKPYSQSMKQLLKNGYKAKIRPSGHNISDKFQKDNQGAIPPNLLEIANTESNSAYLQRCKAAEIRPHPARFPQGFAEFFIKFLTDQGDMVLDPFAGSNTTGFVAETLQRRWISFEINEDYVTGSRYRFSQ, via the coding sequence TTGCAAGAAGAACCAATAACGCCACCAAAAGAAATAATTTTTAATCCCTTTTATACCCAGCAGAACGGAGCAGCATATCTAGGTGATAGCCTTAAACTTATTAAATTTATTGATGATAATAGTATTAATTTAATTATTACATCGCCTCCATTTGCTCTGACACGAAAAAAAGAATACGGTAATGAAACTGCTGAAAAATATATTGAGTGGTTTCTACCTTTTGCCTATGAATTTAAAAGAGTACTGGCAGATAATGGCTCATTCGTACTAGATTTAGGCGGTGCTTACCTTCCTGGTAATCCTGTGCGGAGTATCTACCAATACGAACTTTTAGTTAGATTATGCAAAGAAGTAGGTTTCTTTCTTGCTCAAGAATTTTACCACTATAATCCGGCTCGACTGCCAACCCCTGCTGAGTGGGTGACAATCAGGCGGATTCGTGTGAAAGATTCTGTAAATACAGTTTGGTGGTTGTCTAAAACACCTAATCCTAAAGCAGATAACAGAAAAGTTTTAAAGCCCTATAGCCAAAGTATGAAACAATTACTCAAAAATGGCTATAAGGCTAAAATACGTCCTAGTGGACATAATATTTCTGATAAATTTCAAAAGGATAACCAAGGTGCAATTCCGCCAAATTTACTAGAAATTGCTAATACTGAATCTAATAGCGCTTATTTACAACGCTGCAAAGCAGCAGAAATTAGACCCCATCCAGCACGTTTTCCTCAAGGGTTCGCCGAGTTCTTCATCAAATTCTTAACTGATCAAGGTGATATGGTATTAGATCCATTTGCAGGTTCTAACACAACCGGGTTTGTTGCTGAAACTCTGCAACGCCGATGGATATCTTTTGAAATTAATGAAGATTATGTAACGGGAAGTCGTTATCGATTTAGCCAATAA
- a CDS encoding P-loop NTPase fold protein codes for MTENINKANSGVSREEAENILKKFLDNENYKVLAVKGNWGVAKTHLVQSFLYKHKKEYYYYGSVFGISSIEQLKARILANYKNNLESNNKDYQTKNELPLNFVNKIITNVFEWINRNSKRLEQTRKVDLVLPGQSPIPIVGSLMSVAGDLALNILFNINVKNSIICIDDLERKSKLPLDELLGFVEYIVQELKCKIILIYNEDILLEDIASKKALEDYREKVIDREFKLEPTVEENLDFIFKDNPDIEVMKPVFINAGTNNIRVIRKTKWLIDELIPLMKDWQPSLRNQVIRNSIVINLAKLDTGFFKRFTISIEVILSLIDSSKYQYKDQETSDKRIQLIQQTFLLGYSPLELDKLIIQSVETSLSISAESEFIKKGEILNQREQETSIIEKIRSLGKPYYSSFGDSEQEIVNEIITFLEENNFDLSISQFEQIEKFASVIELDISRYEKSLLEYMLKTLEPHYFNDLNAFRVKLRKYPDLEAYLEDKKNEYKQTLDITIALKKIIKSNTQSISPWLEVDIEFLNNSTVEEYCKWLQEGHPDLYSMVRQFLDLGLPASQKLEQAIRTLAKNSKLNKIRAKFIYNIDIDNISNTNDAN; via the coding sequence ATGACTGAAAATATAAATAAAGCAAATTCTGGAGTTAGTAGAGAAGAAGCAGAAAATATTCTTAAAAAATTCTTGGATAATGAAAATTATAAGGTTTTAGCTGTTAAAGGAAATTGGGGTGTTGCAAAAACCCATCTAGTACAGAGTTTTTTATATAAACATAAGAAAGAATATTATTATTATGGTTCTGTCTTTGGGATTTCTTCAATTGAACAACTAAAAGCACGGATATTAGCTAATTACAAAAATAATCTAGAATCTAATAATAAAGATTATCAAACAAAAAATGAATTACCTCTTAATTTTGTTAATAAGATTATAACTAATGTTTTTGAATGGATAAACCGTAATTCTAAAAGACTAGAACAAACTCGAAAAGTAGACTTAGTATTGCCAGGACAATCTCCCATCCCAATAGTAGGTTCATTAATGTCTGTGGCTGGTGACTTAGCACTTAACATACTTTTTAATATAAATGTTAAAAATTCAATTATATGCATTGATGACCTGGAAAGGAAATCCAAGCTTCCGCTAGATGAGTTACTTGGGTTTGTTGAGTATATAGTTCAAGAACTAAAATGTAAAATTATTTTAATTTATAATGAAGATATTCTCTTAGAAGATATAGCATCAAAAAAAGCCTTAGAGGATTATCGAGAGAAAGTAATTGATAGAGAATTTAAACTTGAGCCAACAGTAGAAGAGAACTTGGATTTCATATTTAAAGATAATCCTGATATAGAAGTAATGAAACCAGTATTTATAAATGCTGGTACAAATAATATTCGCGTTATACGCAAAACTAAATGGCTTATTGATGAGCTTATTCCCTTAATGAAGGATTGGCAGCCTAGTTTACGTAATCAAGTTATAAGAAATAGTATTGTTATTAATTTAGCAAAACTCGATACTGGATTTTTTAAGCGTTTTACTATTAGTATAGAGGTTATATTATCCTTAATAGATTCTTCAAAATATCAGTACAAGGATCAGGAGACTTCTGACAAAAGAATACAATTGATACAACAAACTTTCCTTCTTGGGTATAGTCCTTTAGAGCTTGATAAACTTATAATTCAGTCAGTTGAAACCTCCTTATCTATATCTGCTGAATCTGAATTTATTAAAAAAGGTGAGATTCTCAATCAAAGAGAACAAGAAACTTCAATTATTGAAAAAATTCGTAGTCTTGGAAAGCCATACTATAGTTCCTTTGGAGATTCTGAACAAGAGATTGTTAATGAAATTATTACTTTTCTTGAAGAAAATAATTTTGATTTGAGTATTTCGCAATTTGAACAAATTGAAAAATTTGCCTCAGTTATAGAATTGGATATTTCTCGCTATGAAAAATCTTTATTAGAATATATGCTAAAAACTTTAGAACCACATTATTTCAATGATTTAAATGCTTTTAGAGTTAAATTGCGTAAATATCCTGATTTAGAAGCATATCTAGAAGATAAAAAAAATGAATATAAGCAAACCTTAGATATTACTATAGCTTTGAAAAAAATAATTAAGAGTAATACCCAGTCAATATCACCTTGGTTAGAAGTAGATATAGAATTTCTAAATAACTCTACTGTTGAGGAATATTGTAAATGGCTTCAAGAAGGTCATCCTGATTTATATTCAATGGTTAGACAATTTTTGGATCTGGGTTTACCTGCATCCCAAAAGTTAGAGCAAGCTATTCGCACTTTAGCAAAAAATAGTAAACTGAATAAAATTAGAGCTAAGTTTATTTATAACATAGATATAGATAATATTTCTAATACTAATGACGCAAACTGA